From one Leifsonia soli genomic stretch:
- a CDS encoding LacI family DNA-binding transcriptional regulator, which translates to MLTMKDIASHVGVSVSSVSLVLSGRGEGRVNASVAQRIKQVADELGYVPNQLARSLKTKQSRTIGMVSDQVATVPFSGHMLAGAQQAAWDSGFMLMLIDTYGNDEVQTPAVQSLLQRNIEGLIVATNFHKLVDLPLVPPTMPVVILDGRPSDDDAHPTVDYVVPDEELGAYTSTRLLIEAGHTRIGFCDVRAYPIASRLRARGHERALAEAGLRRDESLTVVAEDAATRFAVEPARRLLDRDDRPTAVFCFSDQTAMGFYQVARHLGLEIPRDLSIAGFDNQEFVAEALDPGLTTVQLPHRDMGEWAVRRVVGRLDGSLDGAEREGFLMPCAPVLRQSIGPPSGS; encoded by the coding sequence ATGCTGACGATGAAGGACATCGCCTCGCACGTCGGCGTCTCCGTGTCCAGCGTCAGCCTGGTGCTCAGCGGCCGGGGCGAGGGCCGTGTCAACGCGTCGGTCGCCCAACGCATCAAGCAGGTCGCCGACGAGCTCGGCTATGTGCCCAACCAGCTGGCGCGGTCGCTCAAGACCAAGCAGAGCCGGACGATCGGGATGGTGTCCGACCAGGTCGCGACGGTGCCGTTCTCCGGCCACATGCTCGCCGGAGCGCAGCAGGCGGCCTGGGACAGCGGCTTCATGCTGATGCTCATCGACACCTACGGCAACGACGAGGTGCAGACGCCCGCCGTCCAGTCCCTTCTGCAGCGCAACATCGAAGGCCTGATCGTCGCGACCAACTTCCACAAGCTGGTCGACCTGCCGCTTGTGCCGCCGACGATGCCGGTCGTCATCCTCGACGGCCGCCCCTCCGACGACGACGCCCACCCGACGGTCGACTACGTCGTCCCCGACGAGGAGCTGGGGGCCTACACCTCGACCCGCCTGCTCATCGAAGCCGGCCACACCCGGATCGGCTTCTGCGATGTCCGGGCCTACCCGATCGCGTCGCGGCTGCGCGCCCGCGGCCACGAGCGGGCACTGGCGGAGGCGGGGCTGCGCCGGGACGAGAGCCTGACCGTCGTGGCAGAGGACGCGGCCACACGGTTCGCGGTCGAACCGGCCCGGCGGCTCCTCGACCGCGACGACCGCCCCACAGCGGTGTTCTGCTTCAGCGATCAGACCGCCATGGGCTTCTACCAGGTGGCCAGGCACCTCGGGCTGGAGATCCCCCGCGACCTGTCGATCGCCGGGTTCGACAATCAGGAGTTCGTCGCGGAAGCGCTCGACCCCGGTCTCACCACCGTTCAGCTGCCCCACCGCGACATGGGCGAATGGGCGGTGCGCCGCGTCGTCGGACGGCTGGACGGATCCCTCGACGGGGCAGAACGCGAAGGGTTCCTGATGCCCTGCGCTCCCGTCCTCCGACAGTCCATCGGGCCGCCGTCCGGCAGCTGA
- a CDS encoding ABC transporter substrate-binding protein: MTTPRKPGGRTVARLAAAAAAVAVAAAGLVGCSSGNGGDAGTTFTILQYEDPKTAQGQGWQLALEMFKKKHPGVKVDFQTTSFDAVRKNAKLTLGGNKVPDVVEFNKGNADGGQLASQGLLSPLDDQVKKYGWDKKVTGGMQSFAKYDEQGRAGSGDWYGIPNIGEYVTFYYNKDLFAKAGIAAEPKTMDEFVAAMQKLQAAGITPVSSSASTNQGFNQMWVWYSLVSAYADRSQIDDFMFLKGTVDFSADPWKKGTEQFQDWIDKGYLGTDLAGLTYEQANVNFLSGKTGMLIWNNGVFSRVKDQKDFAWGYFTLPGANMSMGSSGHLWGVPAKAKNKDLAYDWIDTTLSPEVQNKIGELGGLPLAGDSSKISDPVTRAYTERFDEIVKADTLTFYPDYPVPGFLDFIQTNMAAMSNKNETADEYIQKLQKFYDDGKKATDQG; this comes from the coding sequence ATGACAACACCCCGCAAACCGGGCGGCCGCACCGTCGCCCGTCTCGCCGCCGCAGCAGCGGCGGTCGCCGTGGCCGCCGCCGGCCTCGTCGGCTGCAGCAGCGGCAACGGCGGTGACGCCGGCACGACGTTCACGATCCTCCAGTACGAGGACCCGAAGACGGCGCAGGGCCAGGGCTGGCAGCTCGCCCTCGAGATGTTCAAGAAGAAGCACCCCGGCGTGAAGGTCGACTTCCAGACCACCAGCTTCGACGCCGTCCGCAAGAACGCCAAGCTCACCCTCGGCGGCAACAAGGTGCCCGACGTCGTCGAGTTCAACAAGGGCAACGCCGACGGCGGCCAGCTCGCCAGCCAGGGGCTGCTCTCGCCGCTGGACGACCAGGTGAAGAAGTACGGCTGGGACAAGAAGGTCACCGGCGGCATGCAGTCCTTCGCCAAGTACGACGAGCAGGGCAGAGCCGGATCCGGTGACTGGTACGGCATCCCGAACATCGGCGAGTACGTCACCTTCTACTACAACAAGGACCTGTTCGCGAAGGCCGGCATCGCCGCAGAGCCGAAGACGATGGACGAGTTCGTCGCCGCGATGCAGAAGCTCCAGGCCGCCGGGATCACGCCGGTGTCGTCCTCGGCCTCGACCAACCAGGGCTTCAACCAGATGTGGGTCTGGTACTCCCTCGTCTCGGCGTACGCCGACCGCTCGCAGATCGACGACTTCATGTTCCTGAAGGGCACGGTCGACTTCTCCGCCGACCCATGGAAGAAGGGCACGGAGCAGTTCCAGGACTGGATCGACAAGGGCTACCTCGGCACTGACCTCGCCGGCCTCACGTACGAGCAGGCGAACGTCAACTTCCTGAGCGGGAAGACCGGGATGCTGATCTGGAACAACGGAGTTTTCTCGCGGGTCAAGGACCAGAAGGACTTCGCCTGGGGCTACTTCACCCTCCCCGGCGCGAACATGTCGATGGGATCATCCGGCCACCTGTGGGGCGTGCCCGCGAAGGCGAAGAACAAGGACCTCGCCTACGACTGGATCGACACGACGCTCAGCCCGGAGGTCCAGAACAAGATCGGCGAGCTCGGCGGACTGCCGCTCGCGGGCGACTCCTCGAAGATAAGTGATCCGGTGACCCGCGCGTACACCGAGCGCTTCGACGAGATCGTCAAGGCGGACACCCTGACCTTCTACCCGGACTACCCGGTCCCCGGCTTCCTGGACTTCATCCAGACCAACATGGCCGCGATGTCCAACAAGAACGAGACGGCGGACGAGTACATCCAGAAGCTGCAGAAGTTCTACGACGACGGCAAGAAGGCGACCGACCAGGGCTGA